In the genome of Nocardia terpenica, one region contains:
- a CDS encoding NlpC/P60 family protein: MTGVIDLESLAKPLIDLLTSFGSGVLPGDGPADALRRTSATLDGIHQAGSASINQVSNAWQSQGGDAAMDKALKVQTSAATISDRGNDMADVVTQAAATVRTGQQELDGIVRSFVNSVTALGPAVTTPPGLATVVGSAIDHFGQALAVVGRVRSDLDTHTASMSELTPPPPTPPPATAVAPAAVAAPVASGMVQQAGSLLSGVLSTGGSMMGTLVSPAAAVVSSRPGTTGGAPTAPQSTTGDQPGRHGGVMITLPDGSRVEAPNPKAATAVKAAVSAVGTPYVWGGNTPGAGLDCSGLTKWAYGQAGVDLPRLAADQSAGAAPVSPGDLMPGDLAIWDGHVAMVVGNGQMVEAGDPVQIDPIRTENMGMAFHGFFRPTT, encoded by the coding sequence ATGACGGGCGTCATCGACCTCGAATCCCTCGCCAAGCCGCTGATCGACCTGCTCACCAGCTTCGGCAGCGGCGTGCTGCCCGGCGACGGCCCGGCCGACGCGCTGCGCCGGACCTCCGCCACGCTCGACGGCATCCATCAGGCCGGTAGCGCGAGCATCAACCAGGTCAGCAATGCCTGGCAGAGCCAGGGCGGCGACGCGGCCATGGACAAGGCGTTGAAGGTGCAGACCTCCGCGGCCACCATCTCCGACCGCGGCAACGACATGGCCGACGTGGTCACCCAGGCCGCCGCCACCGTCCGGACCGGGCAGCAGGAACTCGACGGCATCGTGCGCTCGTTCGTGAACTCGGTGACCGCGCTCGGCCCGGCCGTCACCACCCCGCCGGGCCTGGCCACCGTAGTCGGTTCCGCCATCGACCATTTCGGCCAGGCGCTGGCCGTGGTCGGCCGGGTCCGCTCCGACCTCGACACCCACACCGCGTCGATGAGCGAGCTCACCCCGCCGCCGCCCACTCCCCCGCCCGCCACCGCGGTGGCCCCCGCCGCCGTGGCCGCGCCCGTGGCGAGCGGCATGGTGCAGCAGGCCGGTTCGCTGCTCAGCGGCGTCCTGTCCACCGGCGGCTCGATGATGGGCACCCTGGTGAGTCCCGCTGCGGCCGTGGTCTCCTCGCGGCCCGGCACCACCGGCGGCGCCCCCACCGCACCGCAGTCGACGACCGGTGACCAGCCGGGTCGACACGGCGGCGTCATGATCACGCTGCCCGACGGCAGCCGGGTCGAGGCCCCGAACCCGAAGGCCGCCACCGCCGTGAAGGCGGCCGTCAGCGCCGTCGGCACGCCCTACGTGTGGGGCGGCAACACCCCCGGCGCCGGGCTGGACTGCAGCGGCCTCACCAAGTGGGCCTACGGCCAGGCCGGTGTCGATCTGCCGCGCCTGGCCGCCGACCAGAGCGCCGGCGCCGCCCCCGTGAGCCCCGGCGACCTCATGCCCGGCGATCTGGCCATCTGGGACGGCCACGTCGCGATGGTCGTCGGTAACGGACAGATGGTCGAGGCCGGTGATCCTGTGCAGATCGACCCGATTCGAACGGAGAACATGGGAATGGCATTCCACGGCTTCTTCAGGCCGACCACATGA
- a CDS encoding phospho-sugar mutase yields MLRFGTAGLRGPLQDGPDGMNVGTVTRATAGLADWLRERCLGGGLVIVGRDARHGSAEFATATAEVLAAAGFSVLPLPRPLPTPVVAFAVRELGAVAGVQITASHNPPNDNGYKVYLDGGSQLIPPADSEIESRIEAVREPILRADPLPTAPAPDVLGLPADASVADLGEEIARRYLERVASLPTVLGGPDRAPNPVRRDALRIALTPMHGVGGEPAVAALHAAGFTDVHVVIDQFAPDPDFPTVSFPNPEEPGASDLLLALADKVDADLAIALDPDADRCALGVRGPDGWRMLRGDETGVLLGDYVLRTAPPDALVATTIVSSRLFGELAAARGARYAETLTGFKWLARAGDGLVYAYEEAIGHCVDPNAVRDKDGISAAVAAADLVARLRAQGRGPLDVLDDYALEFGLHAGAQVSLRLADQAAAAEVVARLRDTPPDTIAGIPVTCTDMSRVRGRMRTDALIFEGPSLRIVIRPSGTEPKLKCYLEVVEPVPSREALPGAKSTAAQRLSELRAYCEKL; encoded by the coding sequence ATGTTGCGATTCGGAACGGCCGGGCTGCGGGGGCCGCTTCAGGATGGGCCCGACGGGATGAATGTCGGGACGGTGACGCGGGCTACCGCGGGGCTGGCCGACTGGCTGCGTGAGCGCTGTTTGGGCGGCGGGCTGGTGATCGTCGGCCGCGACGCCCGGCACGGCTCCGCGGAATTCGCGACCGCGACCGCGGAAGTCCTTGCCGCGGCCGGTTTCTCGGTGCTGCCGCTGCCCCGCCCGCTGCCCACGCCGGTGGTGGCGTTCGCGGTGCGGGAGCTGGGCGCGGTGGCGGGCGTGCAGATCACCGCCTCGCACAATCCGCCGAACGACAACGGCTACAAGGTGTATCTGGACGGCGGGTCGCAGCTGATTCCGCCCGCCGACAGCGAGATCGAGTCCCGCATCGAGGCCGTGCGGGAGCCGATCCTGCGGGCCGATCCGCTGCCGACGGCGCCCGCGCCCGACGTGCTCGGGCTGCCCGCCGATGCCTCGGTCGCCGATCTCGGCGAGGAGATCGCGCGCCGCTATCTGGAGCGCGTCGCGTCCCTGCCCACCGTGCTGGGCGGGCCGGACCGGGCCCCGAATCCGGTGCGGCGCGACGCGCTTCGCATCGCGCTGACCCCGATGCACGGCGTCGGCGGCGAACCGGCCGTGGCCGCCCTGCACGCCGCGGGCTTCACCGATGTGCACGTGGTGATCGACCAGTTCGCGCCGGACCCGGACTTCCCGACGGTGTCGTTCCCCAATCCGGAGGAGCCCGGCGCCTCGGATCTGCTGCTGGCACTGGCCGACAAGGTCGACGCCGATCTGGCGATCGCGCTGGACCCGGACGCCGACCGGTGCGCGCTGGGGGTGCGCGGCCCGGACGGCTGGCGCATGCTGCGCGGCGACGAAACCGGGGTGCTGCTGGGCGATTACGTGCTGCGCACCGCGCCGCCGGACGCGCTGGTGGCCACCACGATCGTGTCCTCGCGCCTGTTCGGCGAGCTGGCTGCCGCGCGCGGGGCCCGCTACGCGGAGACCCTGACCGGCTTCAAATGGCTGGCCCGCGCGGGCGACGGCCTGGTCTACGCGTACGAGGAGGCGATCGGCCACTGCGTCGACCCGAACGCGGTGCGCGACAAGGACGGCATCTCCGCGGCGGTGGCCGCCGCCGACCTGGTCGCCCGGCTGCGGGCGCAGGGCCGCGGCCCGCTCGACGTCCTCGACGACTACGCGCTCGAATTCGGCCTGCACGCCGGAGCGCAGGTGTCGCTGCGACTGGCCGACCAGGCGGCCGCGGCGGAGGTGGTCGCCCGCCTGCGCGACACCCCGCCCGACACCATCGCCGGAATCCCGGTCACCTGCACCGACATGTCCCGCGTCCGCGGCCGGATGCGCACCGACGCACTGATTTTCGAGGGCCCGTCCCTGCGCATCGTGATCCGCCCCTCCGGCACCGAACCAAAACTCAAGTGCTACCTCGAGGTGGTCGAGCCGGTACCGTCGCGCGAAGCGCTTCCCGGGGCGAAATCCACTGCCGCCCAGCGGTTGTCGGAATTGCGCGCGTACTGCGAAAAGCTCTGA
- a CDS encoding ribonuclease Z has translation MRELVVLGTASQVPTRQRNHNGYLLRWDNEGLLFDPGEGTQRQMLFAGVSATGITRICITHFHGDHCLGLSGIIARLNLDRVPHAVDVCFPASGRVFYERLRDVVPWFPGLRERPVAEPGPIPLAGVPFTLEAVPLSHRIDTFGYRLVEPDGRRMLPDRLAHFGIAGRDVGILQREGALRLADGRTVALAEVSAVRRGQRFAFVMDTRMCSGVEELAQDADMLVIESTFLDDDADLAHEFGHLTAGQAARVAADAGVRTLVLTHFSQRYRDLEGHRVEARKYFDGELVVAEDLMRVPVPTRR, from the coding sequence GTGCGTGAACTCGTCGTCCTCGGGACCGCCAGTCAGGTGCCCACCCGTCAGCGCAACCACAACGGTTATCTGCTGCGGTGGGACAACGAAGGATTGCTGTTCGATCCGGGGGAGGGGACGCAGCGGCAGATGCTGTTCGCCGGGGTGTCCGCCACCGGCATCACCCGGATCTGCATCACTCATTTCCACGGCGATCACTGCCTGGGCCTGTCCGGAATCATCGCGCGGCTCAACCTCGATCGGGTGCCGCACGCGGTCGATGTGTGCTTCCCGGCCTCGGGCCGCGTGTTCTACGAGCGGCTGCGCGATGTGGTCCCGTGGTTCCCGGGACTGCGCGAGCGGCCCGTCGCCGAACCGGGGCCGATCCCGCTGGCGGGAGTGCCGTTCACGCTTGAGGCGGTGCCGCTGTCGCATCGCATCGATACCTTCGGCTACCGGCTCGTCGAACCGGACGGGCGGCGGATGCTGCCGGATCGGCTGGCGCACTTCGGGATCGCCGGACGCGATGTCGGAATCCTGCAGCGCGAGGGCGCATTACGGCTCGCCGACGGCCGCACGGTCGCGCTCGCCGAGGTCTCGGCCGTGCGGCGGGGCCAGCGCTTCGCCTTCGTCATGGACACCCGGATGTGTTCCGGCGTCGAGGAATTGGCGCAGGACGCCGACATGCTGGTGATCGAGTCCACCTTCCTCGACGACGACGCCGACCTGGCCCACGAGTTCGGCCATCTCACCGCGGGCCAGGCCGCCCGGGTGGCCGCCGACGCCGGGGTGCGCACGCTGGTGCTCACCCATTTCTCCCAGCGCTATCGCGACCTGGAGGGCCACCGCGTCGAGGCGCGCAAGTATTTCGACGGTGAACTCGTGGTGGCCGAGGATCTCATGCGCGTCCCGGTTCCGACTCGGCGGTAA
- a CDS encoding NAD(P)H-quinone dehydrogenase, translated as MTRIAIIGGGPAGYEAALVAAQHGASVTVIDSDGIGGACVLWDCVPSKTFIASTGVRTDLRRARDLGITLDPGQAQVRLPEVHARVKALAQAQSSDIRAKLQAAGVNLLAGSGELIDQTAGLATHLVRARLHDGQERVIEAEVVLIATGASPRVLPGAEPDGERVLNWRQLYDLEELPETLVVVGSGVTGAEFVSAYTEMGVQVKLVSSRDRVLPGEDADAALVLEDALAERGVELVKHARADAVERTADGVVVKLSDGRTVTGTHALMTVGSTPNTSGLGLERIGIQVDKGGYLRVDRVSRTTVPGIYAAGDCTGVLPLASVAAMQGRIAMYHALGEGVQPIRLKTVASAVFTRPEIATVGVSQTAIDNGEVPARTVMLPLNTNPRAKMGGLRRGFVKVFCRPATGVVIGGVVVAPIASELILPIAMAVQNNLTVNDLAQTFSVYPSLSGSITEAARQLMRHDDLG; from the coding sequence ATGACCCGCATTGCAATCATCGGGGGCGGCCCCGCCGGCTACGAAGCGGCGTTGGTGGCGGCCCAGCACGGCGCGTCGGTCACGGTGATCGACAGCGACGGCATCGGTGGCGCGTGCGTGCTGTGGGATTGTGTGCCGTCGAAGACGTTCATCGCCTCGACCGGCGTGCGCACCGATCTGCGCCGCGCCCGGGATCTGGGGATCACCCTGGATCCGGGCCAGGCGCAGGTGCGGCTGCCCGAGGTGCACGCCCGCGTGAAGGCGCTGGCGCAGGCCCAGTCCTCCGACATCCGCGCCAAACTGCAGGCGGCCGGGGTGAATCTGCTGGCCGGTTCCGGCGAGCTGATCGACCAGACCGCGGGCCTGGCCACCCATCTGGTGCGCGCCCGGCTGCACGACGGCCAGGAGCGGGTGATCGAGGCCGAGGTCGTGCTGATCGCCACCGGCGCCAGCCCGCGCGTGCTCCCCGGCGCCGAGCCCGACGGCGAGCGCGTTCTCAACTGGCGCCAGCTCTACGACCTCGAGGAACTACCCGAGACCCTGGTGGTGGTCGGATCCGGTGTCACCGGCGCCGAATTCGTCTCCGCCTACACCGAAATGGGCGTCCAGGTGAAGCTGGTGTCCAGCCGCGACCGGGTGCTGCCGGGCGAGGACGCCGACGCCGCACTGGTCCTCGAGGACGCGCTGGCCGAGCGCGGCGTGGAACTGGTCAAGCACGCCCGCGCCGACGCGGTGGAGCGCACCGCCGACGGTGTGGTGGTCAAGCTGTCCGACGGCCGCACCGTCACCGGCACGCACGCGCTCATGACCGTCGGTTCCACGCCCAATACCTCCGGCCTGGGCCTGGAGCGGATCGGCATCCAGGTCGACAAGGGCGGCTACCTGCGGGTCGACCGGGTGTCGCGGACCACGGTGCCGGGCATCTACGCGGCCGGCGACTGTACCGGCGTGCTGCCGCTGGCCTCGGTGGCCGCCATGCAGGGCCGCATCGCGATGTATCACGCGCTCGGCGAGGGTGTGCAGCCCATCCGGCTCAAGACGGTGGCCTCCGCGGTATTCACCCGGCCGGAGATCGCGACGGTCGGCGTCAGCCAGACCGCGATCGATAACGGCGAGGTGCCCGCCCGCACGGTGATGCTGCCGCTGAACACCAACCCGCGCGCCAAGATGGGCGGACTGCGGCGCGGCTTCGTGAAGGTCTTCTGCCGCCCCGCCACCGGCGTGGTGATCGGCGGTGTGGTGGTGGCCCCGATCGCCTCCGAACTGATCCTGCCGATCGCCATGGCGGTGCAGAACAATCTGACGGTCAACGATCTGGCACAGACGTTCTCGGTCTACCCGTCGCTGTCCGGTTCGATCACCGAGGCGGCCCGGCAGCTGATGCGCCACGACGATCTGGGCTGA
- the upp gene encoding uracil phosphoribosyltransferase: protein MRKLIVDHPLAATLLTTMRDARTPNAAFRAALRDLTGILLYEALRDAPIATFDVATPVATTRGTRLAHPPLLVPVLRAGLGMIDAAGELVPESRVGFVGIARDERTHQPVPYMESLPENLADLPVFVLDPMLATGGSMLHTLELLAARGATDITAICVVAAPEGVATLENSGLPVRLVIAAIDAGLDADAYIVPGLGDAGDRQFGPR from the coding sequence ATGCGCAAGCTCATCGTGGACCACCCGCTCGCCGCCACCCTTCTGACGACCATGCGGGACGCCCGGACGCCGAACGCGGCGTTCCGGGCGGCCCTGCGCGACCTCACCGGCATCCTGCTGTACGAGGCGCTGCGCGACGCGCCCATCGCGACCTTCGATGTCGCCACGCCGGTCGCCACCACGCGGGGCACCCGGCTGGCGCACCCGCCGCTGCTGGTGCCCGTGCTGCGCGCCGGGCTCGGGATGATCGACGCCGCCGGGGAATTGGTCCCGGAGTCGCGCGTCGGCTTCGTCGGCATCGCCCGCGACGAGCGGACCCACCAGCCGGTCCCGTACATGGAGTCGCTGCCGGAGAACCTGGCCGACCTCCCGGTCTTCGTCCTGGACCCGATGCTGGCCACCGGCGGCTCCATGCTGCACACCCTGGAGCTGCTCGCCGCCCGCGGCGCCACCGACATCACCGCCATCTGCGTGGTCGCCGCCCCCGAAGGCGTTGCCACCCTGGAGAACTCGGGCCTGCCCGTCCGCCTGGTGATCGCCGCCATCGATGCGGGCCTGGACGCCGACGCCTACATCGTCCCCGGCTTGGGCGACGCGGGCGACCGCCAGTTCGGCCCGCGCTGA
- a CDS encoding enoyl-CoA hydratase-related protein has protein sequence MPYLERDGDVFVLYLGNEGQTDNENRFHPDWIDAFHGLLDEVEGSEGPAALVTVATGKFYSNGLDTDWLFANFDKNCWYLDRVHTLYTRLLTFPMATVAAVNGHAFGAGAMLALSHDFRVMRADRGYWCLPEVHLGMPFTVAMNALVTGRLTNQVAVEAMTTGRRYGADDAIAAAIVDDKAEADQVLAAAVARAAALAGNRKPNLPVIKRALHARTLEGLAVVTTEENLAFAP, from the coding sequence ATGCCGTATTTGGAACGTGACGGGGACGTGTTCGTCCTCTACCTCGGCAACGAGGGCCAGACCGACAACGAGAACCGCTTCCATCCCGACTGGATCGACGCATTCCACGGCCTGCTGGACGAGGTGGAGGGCTCGGAAGGCCCCGCTGCCCTGGTCACCGTGGCGACCGGCAAGTTCTACAGCAACGGCCTCGACACCGACTGGCTGTTCGCCAACTTCGACAAGAACTGCTGGTACCTGGACCGGGTGCACACCCTCTACACCCGGCTGCTGACCTTCCCGATGGCGACCGTCGCGGCCGTCAACGGTCACGCCTTCGGCGCGGGCGCGATGCTCGCCCTCTCCCACGACTTCCGGGTCATGCGGGCCGACCGCGGCTACTGGTGCCTGCCCGAGGTACACCTGGGCATGCCGTTCACCGTCGCGATGAACGCCCTGGTGACCGGGCGGCTCACCAACCAGGTCGCGGTGGAGGCCATGACCACCGGCCGCCGCTACGGCGCCGACGACGCCATCGCCGCGGCCATCGTCGACGACAAGGCCGAGGCCGACCAGGTGCTGGCGGCCGCGGTGGCCCGCGCGGCGGCGCTGGCCGGCAACCGCAAACCCAACCTGCCGGTCATCAAGCGCGCCCTGCATGCCCGCACGCTGGAGGGGCTGGCGGTGGTCACCACCGAGGAGAACCTGGCGTTCGCGCCCTGA
- a CDS encoding gamma-glutamylcyclotransferase, with the protein MPIYAAYGSNMDPEQMLKRCPHSPVYGTGWLEGWRLTFAGDDIGWEGPLATVVEEPGSRVFVVLYDVSAEDEQSLDRWEGSDFGIHKKIRLRVTANPGAATEPVLAWLYVLDAYEGGLPSARYIGVIADAAEKAGAPADYVHALRTRNSRNVGPGTFGLM; encoded by the coding sequence GTGCCGATATACGCCGCCTATGGGTCCAACATGGATCCCGAGCAGATGCTCAAGCGCTGTCCGCACTCACCCGTGTACGGAACCGGCTGGCTCGAGGGGTGGCGCCTCACCTTCGCCGGGGACGACATCGGGTGGGAGGGACCGCTCGCCACGGTGGTGGAGGAACCCGGCTCGCGGGTGTTCGTCGTGCTCTACGACGTCTCCGCCGAGGACGAGCAGAGCCTGGACCGATGGGAGGGCTCCGATTTCGGCATCCACAAGAAGATCCGGCTGCGCGTCACCGCCAATCCCGGCGCCGCGACCGAGCCGGTGCTGGCGTGGCTGTACGTGCTCGACGCCTACGAGGGCGGCCTGCCCTCGGCCCGCTACATCGGCGTGATCGCGGACGCGGCCGAAAAGGCCGGCGCCCCGGCCGATTACGTCCACGCCCTGCGCACCCGCAACAGCCGCAACGTGGGGCCGGGAACCTTCGGGCTGATGTGA
- a CDS encoding M20 family metallopeptidase has protein sequence MPPSGDDRTNGHQGALAPADPALVAAADRGIGAAAGELLGLARSIHAEPELAFAETRSVAKILAPLRERGFEIRTPVADLDTAFTATYGSGELVVGICAEYDALPEIGHACGHNLIAASAVGAALGLAEVADACGITVTVFGTPAEESGGGKVLMLERGVFDGVGMAMMVHPGPVDIAGAYSLALADWSILFHGREAHASAAPEQGRNAADAMTVAQVALGLLRQHLHPGQQLHGIVKTGGVAPNIVPGRAELLYYLRAVDSASLDDLMRRASACFEAGALATGCTHEIRTLAPTYTELTPDPALLSAYREQIVGLGRVPLAQELEAARPLGSTDMGNVTNVIPGIHPVIGIEAGGAVTHQPEFAAACVGESADRAVKDGATAMARTAIQIAGDQFHRDRLLERSLRQRQEDIR, from the coding sequence ATGCCACCCAGCGGCGATGATCGGACGAATGGGCACCAGGGCGCGTTGGCGCCCGCGGATCCGGCGCTGGTCGCCGCCGCCGATCGGGGGATCGGCGCGGCGGCCGGCGAACTACTCGGGCTCGCGCGGTCCATCCACGCCGAGCCCGAACTGGCCTTCGCGGAAACCCGCAGCGTCGCAAAGATTCTGGCCCCGCTTCGGGAGCGCGGCTTCGAGATCCGCACCCCCGTGGCCGATCTGGACACCGCCTTCACCGCCACCTACGGCAGCGGCGAGTTGGTGGTGGGAATCTGCGCCGAGTACGACGCGTTGCCAGAGATCGGGCATGCCTGCGGGCACAACCTGATCGCCGCGTCGGCGGTGGGTGCCGCGCTGGGCCTGGCCGAGGTGGCCGATGCGTGCGGCATCACCGTGACGGTGTTCGGCACGCCGGCCGAGGAAAGCGGGGGTGGCAAGGTATTGATGCTGGAGCGAGGCGTTTTCGACGGCGTCGGCATGGCCATGATGGTGCATCCGGGGCCGGTCGACATCGCCGGCGCGTATTCGCTGGCACTGGCCGACTGGTCGATTCTGTTCCACGGCCGCGAGGCGCATGCCAGCGCCGCGCCCGAACAAGGGCGAAACGCCGCAGATGCCATGACCGTCGCCCAAGTTGCGTTAGGTTTGCTGAGGCAGCATCTCCACCCAGGTCAGCAACTCCACGGTATAGTCAAGACGGGTGGCGTCGCCCCCAACATAGTCCCCGGACGTGCGGAACTGCTGTATTACCTACGGGCAGTCGACTCCGCATCCCTCGACGATCTGATGCGACGGGCATCGGCATGCTTCGAGGCCGGAGCGTTGGCAACCGGATGCACACACGAAATCCGGACGCTGGCGCCCACGTACACCGAGCTCACGCCCGACCCCGCACTCCTGAGTGCGTATCGAGAGCAGATCGTCGGCCTGGGACGGGTGCCGCTCGCGCAGGAGCTGGAAGCAGCCCGCCCGCTGGGCAGCACCGATATGGGCAACGTCACGAATGTCATCCCGGGCATTCACCCGGTGATCGGCATCGAGGCCGGGGGTGCGGTGACGCATCAGCCGGAGTTCGCGGCCGCATGTGTGGGCGAATCCGCGGACCGTGCGGTGAAAGATGGGGCTACAGCCATGGCGCGTACTGCGATACAGATTGCGGGCGACCAATTTCACAGGGACAGGTTGTTGGAGCGCAGCCTGCGACAGCGACAGGAGGACATTCGGTGA
- a CDS encoding M20 family metallopeptidase, which yields MEKWLSEHGEDLIGWRRHIHANPELSRAEFATTEFIESWLVKAGLEPRKLPTGAGLICDIGPEGPRIGLRADMDALPLQEYTGRPFASTVPGVSHACGHDAHTAILLGTALALAEVPELPVGVRLVFQHAEEVMPGGAIDMVAAGAMADVSRMFALHCDPRLEVGRVGVRVGPITSAADTVELVLDSPGGHTSRPHLTSDLVYAIGTVITGLPGMLSRRIDPRTSTVMVWGAVSAGKAPNAIPQTGMLTGTVRTGDHATWSLLEPMVREIVDGLLAPTGVRYQLNYKRGVPPVVNEEQATRMLENAIRALGPDALSDTPQSGGGEDFSWYLEEVPGAMARLGVWSGEGDQLDLHQPTFDIDERALSVGVRVMTNVVLGAR from the coding sequence GTGGAGAAGTGGCTGAGCGAGCACGGCGAGGACCTGATCGGGTGGCGGCGGCACATCCACGCCAACCCGGAGCTGTCCCGCGCGGAGTTCGCCACCACCGAATTCATCGAATCCTGGCTGGTCAAAGCCGGATTGGAGCCGCGCAAACTGCCGACCGGCGCCGGCTTGATCTGCGATATCGGCCCGGAGGGGCCGCGCATCGGGCTGCGCGCCGACATGGACGCGCTACCGCTGCAGGAGTACACCGGGCGGCCGTTCGCCTCCACCGTGCCCGGCGTGTCGCACGCCTGCGGGCACGACGCCCACACCGCCATCCTGCTCGGCACCGCCCTGGCGCTGGCCGAGGTGCCGGAGCTGCCGGTGGGGGTGCGGCTGGTGTTCCAGCACGCCGAGGAGGTCATGCCCGGCGGCGCCATCGACATGGTCGCGGCGGGCGCGATGGCGGACGTCTCGCGCATGTTCGCGCTGCACTGCGATCCGCGGCTGGAGGTCGGCCGGGTCGGCGTCCGGGTCGGCCCGATCACCTCGGCCGCCGATACCGTTGAGCTGGTGCTGGATTCGCCCGGCGGGCACACCTCCCGCCCGCACCTGACCAGCGACCTGGTGTACGCCATCGGCACCGTCATCACCGGGCTGCCCGGCATGCTGAGCCGCCGCATCGATCCGCGCACCAGCACCGTGATGGTGTGGGGCGCGGTGTCGGCGGGCAAGGCGCCCAACGCGATTCCGCAGACCGGCATGCTCACCGGCACCGTCCGCACCGGCGACCACGCGACCTGGTCGCTGCTCGAGCCGATGGTGCGCGAGATCGTGGACGGGCTGCTCGCCCCGACCGGCGTGCGATACCAGCTCAACTACAAGCGCGGCGTGCCGCCGGTGGTCAACGAGGAGCAGGCCACCCGCATGCTGGAGAACGCCATCCGCGCACTCGGCCCCGACGCACTGTCGGACACCCCGCAATCCGGTGGCGGCGAAGATTTCTCGTGGTACCTGGAGGAGGTGCCCGGCGCCATGGCCCGCCTCGGTGTGTGGTCGGGCGAGGGCGACCAGCTGGACCTGCACCAGCCGACCTTCGACATCGACGAGCGCGCACTGAGCGTCGGCGTGCGCGTCATGACCAATGTGGTGCTGGGGGCGCGCTAG
- a CDS encoding DUF2563 family protein, producing the protein MGKISVDTTGVAAYGATADTLAGEMGTAAAGAAAADPLLLGPIFGLVGGDFVAAYAAAHAGHVASIGELSAVLGTMGAAATGAATAYTETDQGSAAALRATGGESA; encoded by the coding sequence ATGGGCAAGATCTCGGTCGACACCACGGGCGTCGCCGCCTACGGTGCAACAGCCGACACCCTGGCCGGTGAAATGGGCACCGCCGCAGCCGGTGCGGCCGCCGCCGACCCACTGCTGCTCGGCCCGATCTTCGGACTCGTCGGCGGCGATTTCGTCGCCGCGTACGCCGCGGCCCACGCCGGTCACGTCGCCTCCATCGGCGAACTGTCGGCGGTACTGGGCACCATGGGCGCCGCCGCGACCGGCGCGGCCACCGCCTACACCGAGACCGATCAGGGCTCCGCCGCCGCGCTGCGCGCCACCGGAGGTGAGTCGGCATGA
- a CDS encoding purine-nucleoside phosphorylase, which produces MLAEQAAQAIAERTGVSRHRIAVVLGSGWQEAAAEIGTPSVSVPMSELPGFGAPTAQGHQGTVHSVRVNDTPVLLMMGRQHLYEGHEPAQVVHGVRSAIAAGADTVLLTNAAGGIRAGLQVGEPVLISDHINLTGHTPLVGATFVDLVDAWDPQLRKLAHEVDSRLTEGVYVGLHGPQYETPAEIRMFATLGADLVGMSTVLEAIACRALGARVLGISLVTNLAAGVTGAHLSHAEVLAEGKAAAPRLGKLLRGILERA; this is translated from the coding sequence ATGCTTGCCGAACAGGCCGCCCAGGCGATCGCCGAACGTACCGGAGTGTCGCGTCACCGCATCGCGGTGGTGCTCGGATCGGGATGGCAGGAGGCGGCGGCCGAGATCGGCACGCCGTCGGTGTCGGTGCCGATGTCGGAGCTGCCGGGGTTCGGGGCGCCGACCGCGCAGGGACATCAGGGCACCGTGCACTCGGTGCGCGTGAACGACACACCCGTGCTGTTGATGATGGGCCGCCAGCATCTGTACGAGGGCCACGAGCCCGCCCAGGTGGTGCACGGGGTGCGCTCGGCCATCGCGGCCGGCGCCGACACGGTGCTGCTCACCAATGCGGCGGGCGGTATCCGGGCCGGGTTGCAGGTCGGCGAGCCGGTGCTGATCAGCGACCACATCAACCTGACCGGGCACACGCCCCTGGTCGGCGCCACCTTCGTGGACCTGGTCGACGCGTGGGATCCGCAGCTGCGCAAGCTCGCCCACGAGGTCGACTCCCGCCTGACCGAGGGCGTATACGTAGGCCTGCACGGCCCGCAATACGAAACCCCCGCCGAGATCCGCATGTTCGCCACCCTGGGCGCCGACCTGGTAGGCATGTCGACGGTCCTGGAGGCCATCGCCTGCCGCGCCCTCGGCGCACGCGTCCTGGGCATCTCCCTGGTCACCAACCTGGCCGCCGGAGTAACCGGCGCCCATCTATCGCACGCCGAAGTACTCGCCGAAGGCAAGGCCGCCGCCCCCCGCCTGGGCAAGCTACTACGCGGCATCCTAGAACGCGCCTAA